Proteins encoded in a region of the Vicia villosa cultivar HV-30 ecotype Madison, WI linkage group LG5, Vvil1.0, whole genome shotgun sequence genome:
- the LOC131604344 gene encoding uncharacterized protein LOC131604344 produces the protein MIGNMDRKWMFANRASKEYEDGVQEFVRFAIAHAEDTSKIICPCLECCYTDVSANVLEDHLICNGIDKSYTCWIMHGEEKTKSTKRNNGRDTSNDFENDTNYEFDRVEEFVNVIEEDLRDCPQMFEKLVSDAETPLCEGCTKFTRLSTVLKLYNLKARHGWSDRSFTDLLTLLKDILPKKNVLPSRTYEAK, from the exons ATGATAG GAAATATGGATCGGAAATGGATGTTTGCCAATCGAGCGTCAAAAGAATACGAAGATGGGGTTCAAGAATTTGTTAGGTTTGCTATTGCTCATGCCGAAGATACTAGTAAAATTATATGCCCTTGCTTAGAATGTTGTTATACGGATGTTAGTGCAAATGTTTTGGAAGATCATTTAATATGTAATGGAATTGATAAAAGTTATACTTGTTGGATAATGCACGGTGAAGAAAAAACCAAGTCCACAAAGAGGAATAATGGGAGAGATACATcaaatgattttgaaaatgataCAAATTATGAGTTTGATCGAGTTGAAGAATTTGTGAATGTAATTGAAGAAGATCTTCGTGATTGTCCTCAAATGTTTGAGAAGCTAGTAAGTGATGCAGAGACTCCATTGTGCGAAGGATGTACTAAATTTACAAGATTGTCTACAGTCTTAAAATTGTATAACTTAAAAGCACGCCATGGATGGTCTGATAGGAGTTTCACGGACTTACTGACTCTCTTAAAGGATATTTTGCCTAAGAAAAATGTGCTCCCTAGTCGGACCTATGAGGCTAAATGA
- the LOC131604346 gene encoding uncharacterized protein LOC131604346, whose amino-acid sequence MCPKCSAPRYKKKETAPTKTLWYFPIIPRFRRTYRNAEDAKNLTWHANERVVDGMLRHPVDSPQWAKIDHDYPNFGKEERNLYLALSTDGINPHGIQSSKLTSWPVMLLIYNLPPWLCMKRKYMMLTMLISGPKQPGNDIDIYLAPLIEDLKHLWETGVEVYDEYKKESFKLRAMLYGTINDFPAYGNLSGYSVKGKFACPICEDGTHLIRLDHCMKNVFLGHRRFLNTNHRFRKWRKAFDGESEEKRAPLPLTGDQLYQKSLYVRHFLDVMHIEKNVFESVIGTLLNLSGKSKDGINARLDLQSMGLRNELRPVKREGKRTFLPPADHTLSRKEKNILCKALHNVKVPEGYSSNIKSLVSMKDLKLKGLKSHDCHVLMENFLPVAIRSILPENVRWTITKLCFFFKAICSKVIDPEKLPTL is encoded by the exons ATGTGTCCTAAATGTAGTGCCCCACGATATAAGAAGAAAGAAACAGCTCCAACCAAAACGCTATGGTATTTCCCGATAATACCAAGATTCAGGCGCACGTATCGTAATGCGGAAGATGCAAAGAACTTAACATGGCATGCAAATGAAAGGGTTGTTGATGGAATGCTTCGACATCCTGTAGATTCTCCTCAATGGGCAAAAATTGATCATGATTACCCAAATTTTGGGAAGGAAGAAAGAAACCTATATCTAGCATTGTCTACTGACGGAATAAACCCTCATGGTATTCAGAGTAGTAAACTTACTTCTTGGCCGGTGATGTTgttgatttataacctacctccatgGCTATGCATGAAGCGCAAGTACATGATGTTGACTATGTTAATTTCTGGGCCCAAGCAACCAGGAAATGATATAGACATATACTTGGCTCCATTAATTGAAGATTTAAAGCATTTGTGGGAGACAGGCGTAGAGGTATATGATGAGTATAAAAAAGAATCCTTCAAATTGAGGGCTATGCTATATGGAACAATCAATGATTTTCCTGCCTATGGGAATCTATCAGGCTACAGTGTCAAAGGGAAGTTTGCATGCCCCATATGTGAAGATGGTACACATTTAATACGGTTGGATCATTGTATGAAGAATGTATTTCTTGGACACCGTAGATTCTTAAATACCAACCATCGTTTTCGAAAATGGAGAAAAGCATTTGATGGTGAATCAGAAGAAAAAAGAGCTCCTTTGCCTTTGACGGGCGATCAATTATACCAAAAG TCATTGTATGTTAGACATTTCTTAGATGtgatgcatattgaaaaaaatgtttttgaaagTGTCATTGGTACATTACTCAATCTTTCTGGAAAGTCGAAGGATGGCATTAATGCAAGGTTAGACCTGCAAAGTATGGGATTAAGAAATGAATTGAGGCCGGTTAAGAGGGAGGGGAAGCGTACATTTCTACCTCCAGCAGATCATACTCTGTCAAGAAAGGAGAAAAATATCTTGTGTAAGGCTCTACACAATGTTAAAGTTCCAGAGGGCTACTCATCAAACATTAAGAGTTTAGTATCTATGAAAGATCTCAAATTGAAAGGTTTAAAGTCTCACGATTGTCATGTTTTAATGGAGAACTTTCTTCCAGTAGCTATACGTTCCATTTTACCTGAAAACGTGCGATGGACCATAACTAAACTTTGTTTTTTCTTCAAAGCTATTTGTAGCAAAGTTATTGACCCAGAGAAGTTGCCGACATTATAA